Within Eggerthella sp. YY7918, the genomic segment ATGCAATGAGCCGTGCGGGTTCTAGTCCGACTGGTTTTCCTTCTTGGCGTAGTAACCCTTCAAAAGGAAAACGGTGGTTAAAAACGTTACAAAAATAGCGCCGATAATCAACCACGTGATGGACAAGCGGTCTCCCGTAGCCGCAATGAGCGCCGTTGCGGCAAGAGGCGCCAAACCACCAAAGATTGCCGCTGCCAGATTATAGGAAAAACCGATTCCACTGTTACGGAGCTGGGTGGGAAACACCTCGGCTGAAACCACCACGATCGCAACGGCGAGAATTGTCTGAAACACAATCAGGACTCCCAGCAGTGCAATCATAATAAGGGCGTTGGTCTGCTGAATCAAAATATAGAAGACCGGATAGGACAGAATGAGAAAGCCAAGGCAGCCAATTATGAGACATTTCCGCCTTCCAATCTTGTCAATGAGCATGCCCATAACGGGACACAGGCACAAATAGATTGCGATGACTGAAGTATTGACGACGAACGCACTTGACAAGGACGTATCCATAAACTGCGAGATATAGGTAGGCATATAGGTTATCAAAATGTAGTACGTCGCGCTTGAACCGACAAGCAGTCCAACTACCGTAAGGATTGACTTCTTGTAGAGGAGGAACAGGTCTTTGACGGGCGTGTGCGGCTCATCTGCCTTCTTCTCCTCTTTCATTTTTTGGAACTCGGGAGAATCAGGAACGCTCCTGCGCATATAGACGCCATAGATGGCAATCAGGATTCCGCAGATAAAGGGTACACGCCATCCCCAATCGTACAACGCCGCTTCGGGCAAAACGGTCGTAATAAGCAACCCTGCCGCAGAGCCTACCAGAAGGCCGCATCCAACACTAAAGGGCTGCCAGCTTACAAGGAAAGCCCTGTTGTTTGGCGTTCCGTATTCCGCAATAAACGTAAGAGAGGAACCGAATTCTCCACCGGTCGCCAAGCCCTGAACAAGACGCAATATCACCAGAAGAATTGGTGCGAGGATTCCAATTTGAGAATACGTAGGCAAAAGCCCCATGCACATGGTGCATATTCCCATAGCTAGAATTGTCAGCGTTAAAGCTTTTATTCTTCCGTGCTTGTCAGCATAGGCGCCAATCAGAATACCGCCGATAGGACGAACGAGAAAGCCTGTTCCAAAAACCAGAAAACTCATCAAAAGTCCGACGATCGGCTCATCGGACGTAAAGAAATTCGCAGAAATTATGACCGCAAAGTACCCATACAATCCATAGTCGAACCACTCCAACATATTCCCAAGACTACCCGAGAATACTGCCTTAGCCAACGAGGTCTTTTTCTTTGCAGTTGCCTCCATGTTTACCCCCTGCCAAAAAAGCTAGAGACGATTATGTTGCTTGCAATGAACCCCTGAACGCTCAGTACGTAGTTCTTACGCTCCCCCATGCCTATGTCCCCCTTTTCTGCATCAATCCACCTCTGCTGATCATGACGACCATCCTCCTTGAATCGAAACACAGGCAACGACAGGCAGGATTCCCCTTTGTGCTTTACACGTGCTAAAGCACCATGCGGTGCCCGCCATGCATTAGCCCCTCTGAAAAGTTCGGGTATCTTACGAACTCTCCCTACCCGCATGATGTGATGATTCGAGACCGACTTCAATAACGCACTTTAAAGTCAGAAAGGCACGAAAAAGTAAGAAGATACCCCAGCTGATCAGCCTTTCCTTTCTTGGTGTGGCGTATGCGAAACACGTACAGACACGTTCAAACAACGAAGACGGCGCACTCTATGAGAACGCGCCGTCATGGAACCGGGCAACGTCCTATGCCATCGCAATAGGCTGTGCTTCCACCAAATAGGTCGTGATATTGTCGATGAACTCTGCCCCGTGCGCTCCCGTGCGCTTGAAAGCCGGGGTTCCGTAGCATTCGTCGAATGCTTTCATGTTCTCGAACCAGAACTCCACCACGCCTTCGATCGGCAGCTCTTCGAACGGCACGGATTCCCCGTCCACGATACGGTCGATAACGAGATTCTGGTTGTATCCCGAATAGCCCGTCATGGTCTTGACCAAAGCGGAATGCATCTGCCACCATTCGTCCTGCCACACCGCCGCGCTCACGCCGTCCTTACGTCCGAGGAATGACATGCGCTTGATCAGCTTTACGCCGTCCAGATAGGCGGGAACCGGCGTGTCAACCTTTTTCACCACCACAAGGGCCGGAACGTCGGGCGCTGCAAACTGGGCATAATCAGCCGCAAGCGCGTCTTCAAGAGCAGCAATGCCGCGCATCATGTCGCCGTAGCTGTCAAAGAACATTTCGGTATAGCCGTCGATCTCCGTCGAACCACGATCAAACGGCGAACGCTGCTCGTTGTCCACCACCACGTTCGTTTCGCAACCTTTCAGGAAGGGCATGGTAGCTAAAAGCTTCGCATGATCCTGCGTCAGATACGTGGCGAACTCCTCAGCCGACAACCCCTCTTTCCGTTTGAGCAAGTTGATTCTCGAAATCATGTCGATCATCCTTTCTGAAACGTATCCCTGTCCTCACCGCAGGTCGCTTCGAGATGCGGTTCTTACCTCGTATTCTGTTGACGCAGGAATACCAGCGCAATAATGCACTTATAAGTGCGCTTCTTACTTGAAAGTGAGACAGAGAAACGGCAAAAGAGCTACCGCGAACTGTTGACGATCGACAAAAAATCTAAGGCGCCTGAGCGGCGCCTTGAAGCAAACGATGGCTACTCGTCTTGAGCATCGCTTTCATCCGAATTGCTGCGCACGTTGAACGTTGAAGGGTCGAATTTCCAGGCTATGCGTTCTGCCGTTTCCTGGTCCGAATCGTTATCGACGCCACCATACACCAGTACGCCATCTTCCATCCTGCCCTTTGTGCGTTGCAACGTTTCCTCGGAAAACCCGCCGTAAGCCGCACCCCAATCGCGAATGAAGTACAAAACGTTCGCGAAGCTAATGCCCTTCGCCGTGAGCAAATAATCAACCCGCAGCGGCTTGACTTCCACGACAACGCGCTTGATGATTCCCTCTTCTTCCAGCTCGCTTAAATGTTGGCTAAACATCTTATGCGAGATGTCGTAAGGAATGCGTCTTCTTAGCTCGCTATAGCGCGCTCTTTTACCGGGGGCCATGCTCAGATACCACACGATAAAGGGCTTCCACTTACCTCCCAATATCGATGCGACATACGATAGGGAGCACGAGGTCAAATCATCTATTCTCTCAAGCATACAACCCTCTTCCCAAAGTAGCGATCGGACAGACAGCGTATGATTATAGGGAAGACGGAAAATCACCTAGCTAGCAATCCCATGAGCAAGACAACTCCTCTACATTCGATCTACCGTCAGACCCTAGAAACTTCACGCTACGAACGGCACGCCCCCAAGAATGTCCCAATTGAAACACCCCTCCTGAGTCTAGTATCCACAGAGAAACGCATCGTGCAATAACGCACTTGAAAGTAACCACGAGGAACCGCGAACCTTGCCGAGCTCCCCCAAACGAGGCTGACTCGCTGCCGATTCGGCGCGATTTCTAAAAAAAGCCCGCCTCCGAAGAGACGGGCTTTGCAAAAGCACATATGTCGCCAAGTGGCTCTTAGCGCTTGCTGAACTGCGGGCGCTTGCGGGCCTTCTTCAGACCGTACTTCTTGCGTTCAACCATACGGGCGTCACGCGTGAGGTAACCAGCCTTCTTGAGCTCGGCACGGTAGTCGCCAGCATCGAGCAGCGCGCGGGAAATGCCGTGACGCAGAGCGCCTGCCTGTCCCGAGATACCGCCGCCGTTGATGCGAGCGATCACGTCGAAGTGATCCAGGGTATCCGTCACCTTGAACGGAGCCTTCGCGTAGTCAACGAGCGCGTCGCGACCAAAGTACTGCACAGCCTCACGGCCGTTAACGGTAATCTTGCCGGTGCCGGGAACGAGGCGCACGCGAGCGATAGCGTTCTTGCGGCGGCCGGTGCCGTAATACAAAGCTTCACCTGCCATGGGTTAACCCTCCATCTTAATCTCGCGGGGCTTCTGAGCCATGTGCGGATGCTCCGCACCTGTGTACACCTTGAGCTTCTTGCCCATGGCGCGACCGAGCGTGTTCTTCGGCAACATGCCCTTCACGGCATGCTCGATAACGCGCTCCGGATGCTTGGCCATGGCCTCTTCGAAGGTCTCGGACTTCAGCCCGCCGGGAAAACCGCTGTGGCGATAGTAGCTCTTCGACTGGGCCTTCGTACCAGAAACGCGAATCTTGTCCGCGTTGATGATAATGACGAAGTCGCCGGTGTCGACATGCGGCGTGTACTGCGGCTTGTGCTTGCCCTTGAGGATGTGGGCGGCCTTGCTCGCAACACGGCCAAGTACTTGGTCCGTCGCGTCGATCAAGACCCACTCGCGCTCAACTTCGTTGGGCTTCGCGTAATACGTCTTCACTGTCTTCCTCCAAAAATCTGTCCTACCCCGCCGTGCGGGGCGGGTTTCGATGCGCCGGAGTGCCTGCCGGAACTTCGACCATGCTTTTCAGCTGATCTGCCACCGTTTAGGACGTACGTCGCATCGGTTGTTTGTTTTCAAAAGTGCAGGTCGATTGGATGTCGGGTTCCTACGCCGACGCGCTTCCTCAGGTCTGGACTCCCCAGGTTCGCGCTTCCGTTCCTCACTGCATACACGGGGCTTTTGAAAGCGAACCTTTGCATTGTAAACAGGCACAACCTATAAAGTCAACGAAAATCCCCTCCCCTGCGCGCGATCTGCACAAACCATGCCAAGGGCGCAGGCTACTGACGAGCCGGCTGAATCCGGCAACACACATTGCATCAAGCATCCTTTAAGCATATAATTCTCATATTATTCTATGCTTATTTTGAAAGAGAGGCACATCATGGGAGCTCCGATTATCCGCTCGTCCACCGACATCCGCAGAGACTACAACGCTATCGAGGCCCTCGCCAAAGAAACCGGCCAGCCCATCTATCTGACAAAGAACGGTCGCGCATCGCTTGTCGTCATCGACCCGGCCTCCTTCGACTACGATGCCTACGTCGGCCTGATGATCGACGAGGCCGTCGAGCACAATAAAAAGCATCCCCAAACATACACCCTTGAAGAAGCGAAAGAGGAAGTGCACCGTCGAGTAGCAAAGAAGCTGGCCAAACATGAATTATAATGTTGTATTTACAAATTCATCTATTGAGGATCTGTCGTTCTTAACGATATATGAAGTTCGATTTACATTTTCACACGAAGACGCACAAAATCGCATTTATAAGTTCATGGAATCCATTGCTGATAGTTTAAGCCTGTTTCCCATGCGCAATCCCGCAAAACCCTACGGTTTTACTGACACTTCAATACGAAAACAAGTCATTGGTAAGTATGCTGCATTTTATTGGGTTAACGAAGAGACAATGACTGTACATGTTGAACGAGTTCTACATAGCAAGTCCGATTTCAGCCGTATTCATTTTGGAAATTAGGAAGTCCCACGCCGGGAGGGGTGGCGCGGGACTTTGGGGAGGGGATAGTAAAACTGTCGAACTTCTACACGGACTCGCTTACGCTTCGGCCAGTTCGTGACCGAGGAGGTAGCCATACGTGATGCAACGACCGTGACTGTTGCCAGCCACATTGATGGGATAATCGACCGCAGTAATGTCGCCCATCACGTTACCGAGTGCGTAAAGGCCCTCAATGGGAGCGCCTTCGGCATCGAGGCACTGGAAGTCAACGTTGGTGCGCAGACCACCCGTAACGGTAAGCAGCGCGGGACCGACCTTGAGGGCATAGAAGGGGCCTTCCTTGACCGGGGTCAAAAACACCGGTTTTTTGTAGTAGTCAGTGTCCTCACCGGCTTCGCACATGCCGTTGTAGCGCTCGACCGTCGCGCTGAGCGTGGAGGCATCGCAGCCGATCTTCTCGGCCAATTCCTCGATCGTGTCGGCCTCATACGCAATACCCTGTTCAATATAGGCGGGAATCTGCGTTTGGAAGTAGTCGACCGCAAGTTGCAAGTCGCTACCATAGGGACGGAATGAATCCCAGAACATACCACCGCCGTAGGGCAGGCCGTTCTTGAGATCGGTCGGCCAATTGGCGTCGAACACCGACCAAGCCTCGCCGTTGGGCTGACGGTTGATGGCCAGCGACTTGCCCTGTACCCAGGTGTCCTCACACATGAAGCGCTCGCCGTTGTCGTTCACAAACAGGAACGGACCATGGAACCAGCAGAAGGCCTGCGGATGCATCATCGTCGGAAACGGAAGATCCTGCAACTGCGCACCAGCCCACATGCCCATTTTGTGGCCGTCGCCCGTGTTCACGCCTACCGGCGTGTACTGGCTGCGCGGCTGACCGTACTCCACGCAGATGGGAGCGTACGCCTTGCACATCTCGATGTCGCCACCGATGTCACCCGTGCACAGCACCACGCCCTTGCTGGCGTTGTACTGCACATAACCGTCCTTGGTCTCGCAGATGCAGCCCGTGACCTTATTGCCGTCTTTCACCAACTGAACCGCAGGAGAATCGAACACGAACTCGGCACCGTCGCGCACCGCGTCGTTGTAGCACAGCTCAGCGCCCGCGAAGCCGGTGGAGGTGAGGCCCGCATCTTCAGGAATCATAAGCATATGATAGCCAGGCTGTTCGGCGTACACGTCGTCGTGACTGTAGAACGCACCCACCATAGCGGAAGCCCCCACGGCCTCGGCCTTGGCGAGAAGCCAGTTGGAAGCCTCTTCGGAATGATTGAAGAACTTGACAATGAGGTCTTCGTTCGCACGGCTGGCGCACTGGGCAATCCAATGCTGTTTGGCGTTAACTTTGTCTACCTTGATGCCCAATTCATCCATGTAATGCGAATTGATGGCACCGAAACCACCGCCGCGGCCGTTCCAGCTGGATGTTTTCTCCACGACGGTCACTTTTCCGCCCTTTTCGGCAGCAGCAGCGGCAGTAGCGCATCCGGCAATGCCCGCACCGATAACAAGAATATCGGTGTCAACCGTGCTGGCAATATCGGTGATTGGCTCGGGAGCAACCTCCCATGCGTATTGCGCCTGTCCACCCGCGCCCGCATCGCTCTTGGACGATCCGGCATCCGAAGAGTTCGCGGTAGGTGCGCAACCGGCCAGACCCGCCGCACCCGCTGCAACAGCAGCCGTGGCGCCCAGACCGAGAAACGCGCGACGCGACAGGCCGCTTTTCATATTCTCTGACATACAAAACCCCTTTCGTATTATGCGGACTCCCTCGTTCCGCACACCTTAAGGAGTGCCGCCGCTTTTCACGCATCGGACCGCTGCTGCAACAAAGCGCAGAGTGCGCTCTGCAGTCGATTGCGCAAGCACGGCGACGCTCTCCTGAAGCGCATAGTGGACTAACTGACCCCATCTGTCATCGAACAAAGCGGCCCATTTCCGCAGGAAAACGGTATATGGACCGCTTTGGACCATACCATCCGACCGCTTTTTTCTTGCGTCCTAGAATCAGGTTTGCTAGGTTTACTTGTAGGCTTTTTAAGGTGCGCAGCGAATGCGAGGGGACGCGACGTTGCGACAGTTCCGCTGAGCAAAAAAGCCGCAAACGGGAGGATTCACACGCATGCAGCAACACGGCGAAACGGTCGGGCGCTTTTCAAATTGGAGACTTTTAGGATTAGGCTTTTGGCAAGCCTGGCAGATGATCGCCATGTGTACCGCCACGGTCGTTCCCAGCGTTAGCCACATCCCCTTCGTGAATAACGCGATTTTGTGGGTGCTTTTACTCATGACAGTCGGTTACGCAGCCGTCGTGGCCCTTGCGCGCCGGCGTTCTCCGTTTTTGTCTCACGGTGCTTTCTTTGTCGCGGCAGGTGGCCTTACAGCAGCAGGCACCATCGCAGTTCCGCTGGCGCTTACCTTCGGAGAGGGTATCGGCGGTTTTGCACTCTTTTTGGTGGGTGCTGCCGCGCTTTCGTTCGGCAATGCACTTCTTCTTATCATGTGGGGAGAACTCTGGAGCGCTCTTGCCACCGGACGCGTGGGCCGCCATTTGTATGTGTCGTATACGTTCGCCTTTGTGTTCTTTTTTGCTGCGTACGCAATGCCCGTATGGATTGCGGTGGTCTTTACCGCGATGCTGCCTATTGTGTCTGCTGGCGTACTTGTCGCCTGCAAGAAAGAACCTCGGCGCGAACCCTCCGTCCTCCCCCTTGATATAAAGACTATCCCTGTGCGCCGCATCCTCGCCTGCATCCTTATTATCAGCATTGTGTATGGCACATCGCAGGGTATGGTGAATACGTTCGCTGAAGGAGATGGTGCTTTTATCGCCAAGGCGCTTATTTTAGCTGGTGCCGCCCTCGCCGCCATCACGCTCTCGATGGTGGTCGCCCCGTCTGCCGCCGAACCCATCGCACTGTATCGCCCCGTTATTCCCGCCATGGTCGCCGGGCTTATCCTGCTTTTGCTTTTGCCTGCACCATATCGCTTCGTCGGCGCTGGACTGATCATCATGGGCGTCTACTGTCTGGATATGTTCATGATGCTCGTTTCCACCGACGTCGCCTTCCGCGGACGCATACCCGTTGCAATGTCGTTTGGGCTTGTCATTTTATGCGCCCGAACCGGTACGCTGATCGGCTCGGCTGCCGCCAATAACCTCCTTGAATCCACGCTTTGGTCGACGGGTGTTCGTACCGACATATTCCTGCTCAGTGTGCTTGTGTTGGTGTGCGTAGGGATGCTGTTTTTCACCCAGACCGACGTGCAAAA encodes:
- a CDS encoding response regulator transcription factor codes for the protein MQQHGETVGRFSNWRLLGLGFWQAWQMIAMCTATVVPSVSHIPFVNNAILWVLLLMTVGYAAVVALARRRSPFLSHGAFFVAAGGLTAAGTIAVPLALTFGEGIGGFALFLVGAAALSFGNALLLIMWGELWSALATGRVGRHLYVSYTFAFVFFFAAYAMPVWIAVVFTAMLPIVSAGVLVACKKEPRREPSVLPLDIKTIPVRRILACILIISIVYGTSQGMVNTFAEGDGAFIAKALILAGAALAAITLSMVVAPSAAEPIALYRPVIPAMVAGLILLLLLPAPYRFVGAGLIIMGVYCLDMFMMLVSTDVAFRGRIPVAMSFGLVILCARTGTLIGSAAANNLLESTLWSTGVRTDIFLLSVLVLVCVGMLFFTQTDVQKLYATPRAETPDASLESKCENIADMCRLTNREAEVLVLLARGRTVRYICDELSIAQGTAKHHVSNIYRKVGVFDRQGLLDTIEQGGVGKPGWK
- a CDS encoding helix-turn-helix domain-containing protein, with protein sequence MLERIDDLTSCSLSYVASILGGKWKPFIVWYLSMAPGKRARYSELRRRIPYDISHKMFSQHLSELEEEGIIKRVVVEVKPLRVDYLLTAKGISFANVLYFIRDWGAAYGGFSEETLQRTKGRMEDGVLVYGGVDNDSDQETAERIAWKFDPSTFNVRSNSDESDAQDE
- a CDS encoding MFS transporter — translated: MEATAKKKTSLAKAVFSGSLGNMLEWFDYGLYGYFAVIISANFFTSDEPIVGLLMSFLVFGTGFLVRPIGGILIGAYADKHGRIKALTLTILAMGICTMCMGLLPTYSQIGILAPILLVILRLVQGLATGGEFGSSLTFIAEYGTPNNRAFLVSWQPFSVGCGLLVGSAAGLLITTVLPEAALYDWGWRVPFICGILIAIYGVYMRRSVPDSPEFQKMKEEKKADEPHTPVKDLFLLYKKSILTVVGLLVGSSATYYILITYMPTYISQFMDTSLSSAFVVNTSVIAIYLCLCPVMGMLIDKIGRRKCLIIGCLGFLILSYPVFYILIQQTNALIMIALLGVLIVFQTILAVAIVVVSAEVFPTQLRNSGIGFSYNLAAAIFGGLAPLAATALIAATGDRLSITWLIIGAIFVTFLTTVFLLKGYYAKKENQSD
- the rplM gene encoding 50S ribosomal protein L13, which gives rise to MKTYYAKPNEVEREWVLIDATDQVLGRVASKAAHILKGKHKPQYTPHVDTGDFVIIINADKIRVSGTKAQSKSYYRHSGFPGGLKSETFEEAMAKHPERVIEHAVKGMLPKNTLGRAMGKKLKVYTGAEHPHMAQKPREIKMEG
- a CDS encoding EthD domain-containing protein, giving the protein MISRINLLKRKEGLSAEEFATYLTQDHAKLLATMPFLKGCETNVVVDNEQRSPFDRGSTEIDGYTEMFFDSYGDMMRGIAALEDALAADYAQFAAPDVPALVVVKKVDTPVPAYLDGVKLIKRMSFLGRKDGVSAAVWQDEWWQMHSALVKTMTGYSGYNQNLVIDRIVDGESVPFEELPIEGVVEFWFENMKAFDECYGTPAFKRTGAHGAEFIDNITTYLVEAQPIAMA
- a CDS encoding FAD-dependent oxidoreductase; amino-acid sequence: MSENMKSGLSRRAFLGLGATAAVAAGAAGLAGCAPTANSSDAGSSKSDAGAGGQAQYAWEVAPEPITDIASTVDTDILVIGAGIAGCATAAAAAEKGGKVTVVEKTSSWNGRGGGFGAINSHYMDELGIKVDKVNAKQHWIAQCASRANEDLIVKFFNHSEEASNWLLAKAEAVGASAMVGAFYSHDDVYAEQPGYHMLMIPEDAGLTSTGFAGAELCYNDAVRDGAEFVFDSPAVQLVKDGNKVTGCICETKDGYVQYNASKGVVLCTGDIGGDIEMCKAYAPICVEYGQPRSQYTPVGVNTGDGHKMGMWAGAQLQDLPFPTMMHPQAFCWFHGPFLFVNDNGERFMCEDTWVQGKSLAINRQPNGEAWSVFDANWPTDLKNGLPYGGGMFWDSFRPYGSDLQLAVDYFQTQIPAYIEQGIAYEADTIEELAEKIGCDASTLSATVERYNGMCEAGEDTDYYKKPVFLTPVKEGPFYALKVGPALLTVTGGLRTNVDFQCLDAEGAPIEGLYALGNVMGDITAVDYPINVAGNSHGRCITYGYLLGHELAEA
- the rpsI gene encoding 30S ribosomal protein S9, producing the protein MAGEALYYGTGRRKNAIARVRLVPGTGKITVNGREAVQYFGRDALVDYAKAPFKVTDTLDHFDVIARINGGGISGQAGALRHGISRALLDAGDYRAELKKAGYLTRDARMVERKKYGLKKARKRPQFSKR